The sequence below is a genomic window from Humulus lupulus chromosome 3, drHumLupu1.1, whole genome shotgun sequence.
TTTAAACATGATTTAGGATAAATTGATGGTGGAAAATGATTGAATGGAGTTTATAGGAGGATTATTGAAGGTTTTATGGAGAGATTTGGAGCTTTGGCCTGAACAAAGGGAGGGAGTTTGGAGTTTGTCAAGAGAAAGTGAAGAAGTAAagtaaaaatctaaaaaaaataggTTAAATAAGATTTTTTGAGGGGCCCGCCGCGACCCATAAGGTGTAGTGTTGCGGCCTGTGTCAATTTTTGGGTTTTATTTCTGGGGAAGCGCATTGCGGGTTAGGTCTTGGGCACCGCTGTGCCTTGGCCTTTTGTGAAATACCGCGCTTTGCCTAACACCATGTCACGACTCTAAATAGGGGCGTCGCAACTCAAATAAATATCTGCCTAAATTTGCaatttttttctacatttttcACGATTTCCATAGTTCATATTTACAACCTAAAGTCTAAAATGTCCAAAATTCGAAAGAAAAACTAAAAACCACATAAAAATGTAAcactaaacataaaaataattgtCCAACTAAAATAAAAGAACCAAATACTAGAAATAAattgggatgcctcccaatggcACTGTCATTAATGTTATTTAGCCGGATGCTTGCTTCCTCTTCACAAAGGTTGTAGTTGGATGATGGTCTTGACTTGATCAATAGGTCCACCAAAATATGGGTTTACTCTTTGCTCGTTCACCTTAAACATCTGTTGACCCTTTCCTTGAAACTCTACTGCCCCATAAGGAAATAATTTTACCACAGTAAACGACCCCGACCACCTTGATTTCAGCTTTCTAGGAAAGAGCTTCAACCTAGAGTTGTACAACAAAACTTGCTCCCCTAGCTGGAACTCCTTTCTAATAAGACTCTTGTCATGTCACGCCTTAGTACGCTTCTTATAGATCTCTGGAATCTCATAGGCATCATCCTCTATCCATCAATTTCATTGATCTCCATATGCCTATTCTAACTAGATAACCTTAAATCCATACTTAATTTCTTCATTGCCCAATACGCTCTATTTCCAACTCAACTAGAAAATGACATGCTTTCCCAAAGGCCAACTGATACGGTGACATGTCGATTGGAGTTTTGAATGTCATTTTATAAGTCCATAATTCATCATTAAGCTTCTTGGACAATTGATAAGAAAGCGTTGTTCTATGCCTCACTCCATATCGAGGCAACAAAGCATCGATCTTTTTATTGCCAAAATGAGTCCCTTCATCACTTAGAATAACTCTAGGAGTACCAAACCTAGTGAAAATATTCTTATGCAATAAATTAAGAACCACCTTCCCATCATTATTAGTTGGAGTTGCtgctgcttccacccattttgaaaTATAGTCCACAACTAGCAAAATATACTTACTATTATCTGATGAAAAAAATGGTCCAATAAAGTCTAACCCCCAAACATCAATTATTTTCACTTCTAATGTACCATGTAGATCATCACATTCCTTCTTGATATATTTCATGTTCTCTAACACTGATCACAAGCTTTTACAAATGCATTCAAGTCCTTAAATAAAGTTGGCCAATAGAACCCACATAGTAACACTTTAGATGTTGTTCTTGTTGCCCCAAAATGGCCACCACAATGAAGAGTATGGAAATGAGTCAAAATAGATGACATCTTTTGTTCTGGTACATAAGAGCGAATGACTTGGTCGGCACAATGTTTATACAAAATCGACTCTTCCTAGTAGTAATGCTTGACCTTGGAATAAAACTTTTTCAATTGTTTCCCAGACATCTCTAGAGGTATAATCTTGGCAGCTAAGAAGTTAAACATAATCTGCAAACCATAGTACCTCATTACTAGCCTTCACTTCAAATAATTGCTCATCAAGAAAAACATCATTAATCTGGACTTTCTGCATACTTGGACTCTCATCAACCTCTAATCAAGACAAATGATCTGCCACCAAGTTCTCAATCCCTTTCTTGTCTCTaatctccatatcaaactcttgcaacAATAGAACCCAATGAATAAGACGAGGCTTCGCATCTTTCTTGGTCAGAAGAAACTTAATAGCGGAATGATCAATATATACGATTACCTCATTCCTTATCAAAAGAAAACACAATGGCCAAGAGTTCCTTTTCAATAGTTTCATAATTAACTTGAGCATCATTCAAAGTGCAACTTGCACAATAAATCTTTTTAATCACCTTGTCAACTCTTTGACCCAACATTGCTCCAACTACATTTCACTTGCATCACATTTCAATTCAAATGGTAGATCTCAATTAGGTACAACAACTATGGGCATTGAGGTCAATTTCTCCTTAAGTACCTTAAAAGCATGGCGACACTTCTCACCAAATTCAAAAGGAACTCCATTCATCAATAATGTAGATAAAGGCTTCAAAATCTTGGAAAAGTCTTTAATGAATCTTCTATAAAACCCCGCATGACCAAGAAATCTTCGAACTCCTTTCACTGAGACAGACGGTGGTAAATTGTCAATTGTTGAAATTTTAGCCCAATACACCTCAATACCCTTACTTTAAATTTTGTGCCCTAGAACAATTCCTTCATTTACCATAAAGTGGCACTTCTCCCAATTCAAGAATAACTGTGATTCCTAACATATCTTCAGAAGTAGCTCCAAATTGGCCAAACATTTATCAAAAGAAGAACCAtaaacagaaaaatcatccataaagatTTCAATACCCTTATCTACCTTGTCAGATAATATAGTGATCATACAACTTTGGAATGTTGCTAGTGGATTACAAAGTCCAAATGACATCCTTATAAATGCAAAAGTACAATACGAGCATGTAAACGtggtcttttcttgatcctcgtGTGTAATGGATATTTGATGGTAtcctgaatacccatccaagaaataATAATAGTTATGGTCCGCCAACCTATCAAACATTTGATCAACAAAAGGAAAATggaagtgatcttttctagtggcGTTATTCACTTTATGTCAATCTATACATATCCTCCAACCTGTCACAGTACGAGTTGGAATCAATTCATTATTCCCATTCTTAACCATCGTCATTCCTCCATTCTTTGGAACTACTTGCACTAGACTCACCCATGCACTCTATGATATTGGGTAAATCACTCTAGCATCTAACCACTGAAGAACTTATTTTcttaccacttctttcattgaTGGATTTAATCTTCTCTGAGCATCAATTGTCGAATTAACATCATCTTCTATCAGAATTCTATGCATCATAGTTGATGGGCTTATTCCTCTTATGTCAGCTAGAGTCCATCAAATAGTAGTCTTATGAACTCTTAATAGCCTTAATAACTTTTCTACCTCCACCTCAAAGAGAGATGAAGATACTAAAACTGAAAGGGTCTCCTTTTCTCCAAGATATACATCGCGTAAATGCCATCGCAAAGCCGTCAATTATAAAATAAGTGGTTGCTCAATGGACGACAGTGGTCTCTCAGGCCCTTAACCAAGT
It includes:
- the LOC133824976 gene encoding uncharacterized protein LOC133824976; translation: MFGQFGATSEDMLGITVILELGEVPLYVKGVRRFLGHAGFYRRFIKDFSKILKPLSTLLMNGVPFEFGEKCRHAFKLEQCWVKELTRNEVIVYIDHSAIKFLLTKKDAKPRLIHWVLLLQEFDMEIRDKKGIENLVADHLS